In Verrucomicrobiia bacterium, the following proteins share a genomic window:
- the pstA gene encoding phosphate ABC transporter permease PstA → MSPVFRQTVSKVMIVATFLCVAVTLLPLFSILAYVISKGIGSINLDFFTRLPQPVGEPGGGMANAITGTLLLVGLACLWALPVGIFGGVYLAEFGRGKACSAIRFTADVLTGVPSIVVGIVAYSLFVLPMKGFSAISGSMALGLMLIPPVLRTTEEIVKTVPTTLREAGLALGISRYRTTLSIVMKTAMSGILTGTLLAIARVAGETAPLLFTAFGNRVWNHSLTEPIAALPLQIFAYAISPYEDWHRQAWAGALVLIAIVFTLTLLSRFFTKSRTVRADY, encoded by the coding sequence ATGAGTCCCGTCTTCCGGCAAACCGTAAGCAAGGTGATGATTGTGGCGACTTTTTTATGTGTCGCGGTCACGCTGCTGCCTCTTTTCAGCATCCTTGCCTATGTGATTTCCAAAGGCATCGGCAGCATCAACCTTGATTTTTTTACACGCCTGCCCCAGCCCGTCGGAGAGCCCGGCGGCGGGATGGCCAACGCGATTACGGGCACTCTGCTGCTTGTCGGGCTGGCCTGCCTTTGGGCCCTGCCCGTCGGCATTTTCGGCGGCGTTTATCTGGCGGAGTTCGGCAGGGGCAAGGCATGCTCCGCGATCCGCTTTACCGCGGACGTCCTCACCGGCGTTCCCTCCATAGTGGTCGGGATCGTGGCCTATTCGCTTTTCGTGCTGCCCATGAAAGGGTTTTCCGCAATCAGCGGGAGCATGGCGCTGGGGCTCATGCTGATTCCTCCGGTGCTCCGGACGACCGAAGAGATCGTTAAGACCGTGCCTACGACGCTGCGGGAGGCGGGGCTCGCGCTCGGCATCAGCCGTTATCGTACGACCCTCAGCATTGTAATGAAAACCGCGATGTCCGGCATTTTGACAGGCACTTTGCTTGCGATCGCCAGAGTCGCAGGGGAAACCGCGCCGCTTCTTTTCACCGCGTTCGGCAACCGGGTGTGGAACCACAGCCTTACCGAACCGATCGCGGCGCTGCCGCTGCAGATTTTCGCATATGCGATCTCGCCTTACGAAGACTGGCACCGCCAGGCCTGGGCGGGGGCGCTGGTTTTGATTGCCATCGTGTTTACGCTTACGTTATTGAGCCGCTTTTTTACG
- the pstC gene encoding phosphate ABC transporter permease subunit PstC, with product MKVKSQIQDTVFQGSLAVLSWSVVAMALLIVAILTKFSWPAIKEFGWRFLVRSDWDAVNGQFGILPVIYGSIVSSLLALLIAVPLSLGIALFLSELGPLWIRSPLNMLIELLAAIPSVIYGLWGIFVLAPYLRSVVEPALKRYLGFLPFFQGPAYGVGMLAAGIILSIMIIPTISSICREVFLTVPTSQKEAALGVGATRWEMIKLAILPSSLSGIVGAVLLGLGRAIGETMAVTMVIGNRPDISLSLFNPSYTMASLLANEFSEATTEIHTAALVEAGLVLLCITLLLNIAARVLVWSVAGKASRQA from the coding sequence ATGAAAGTAAAATCGCAAATTCAGGATACGGTCTTCCAGGGAAGCCTTGCGGTCCTTTCCTGGTCGGTCGTGGCCATGGCGCTTTTGATCGTTGCCATCCTGACAAAATTTTCCTGGCCGGCCATCAAGGAGTTCGGATGGCGGTTTCTTGTGCGGTCGGACTGGGACGCGGTGAACGGGCAGTTCGGCATTCTGCCGGTGATTTACGGGTCGATTGTGTCCTCGCTGCTGGCGCTCCTCATCGCGGTGCCTCTTTCTCTGGGCATCGCGCTTTTTCTGAGTGAACTGGGGCCGCTTTGGATCCGCTCGCCGCTCAACATGCTGATCGAACTGCTCGCCGCGATCCCGAGCGTGATCTACGGTCTCTGGGGCATTTTTGTGCTGGCGCCTTACCTGCGTTCGGTGGTCGAGCCCGCGCTCAAGCGGTACCTCGGATTCCTGCCTTTTTTCCAGGGCCCGGCTTACGGCGTCGGCATGTTGGCGGCCGGCATCATCCTCAGCATCATGATCATCCCGACCATCTCGTCGATTTGCCGGGAGGTTTTTCTCACCGTGCCGACTTCGCAGAAGGAAGCGGCCCTCGGCGTCGGCGCTACCCGCTGGGAAATGATCAAGCTCGCCATTCTGCCGTCGAGCCTTTCGGGAATCGTGGGAGCCGTTCTTCTTGGCCTCGGCCGCGCCATCGGAGAGACGATGGCGGTCACGATGGTCATCGGCAACCGCCCGGACATTTCACTCTCGCTCTTCAACCCGTCTTATACGATGGCATCGCTCCTCGCCAATGAATTCAGCGAAGCCACGACCGAGATCCATACCGCGGCTCTGGTTGAAGCCGGGCTTGTCCTTTTGTGTATCACACTGCTGCTCAATATCGCCGCCCGCGTGCTGGTATGGTCCGTGGCGGGAAAGGCATCGAGGCAAGCATGA
- the pstS gene encoding phosphate ABC transporter substrate-binding protein PstS, whose translation MKRFMKASKIAALMMALVMAAGVQPGMAEGKAKLINGAGATFPYPIYSKWFSEYSKINTSVNFNYQSIGSGGGIKQISAQTVDFGASDAALTNEQLRGAAGKLFHIPMVAGAVVVTYNIPEVRQSLKLKSDVIADIFLAKITKWNDARITADNPDVNLPLADIIVVHRSDGSGTTNIFTDYLSSVSPEWKKKVGKGTSVSWPTGLGGKGNEGVAGTLTQTPNSIGYVELAYAEHNHLMYAEVQNKSGNFIRPTLESTTKAIEGKLENMPDDFRVSLVNPDGADAYPIAGFTWILVYQKQKNPETGKAVVDFLRWAVHDGQQYTKDLLYASLPESMVAKIDQKLNEIQAA comes from the coding sequence ATGAAAAGGTTCATGAAGGCGTCAAAAATCGCCGCTCTGATGATGGCACTGGTCATGGCGGCCGGCGTTCAGCCGGGCATGGCGGAAGGAAAAGCCAAACTTATCAATGGAGCCGGCGCCACTTTCCCGTACCCGATTTATTCCAAATGGTTCTCCGAATATTCCAAGATCAACACTTCGGTGAATTTCAACTACCAGTCCATCGGTTCGGGCGGAGGCATCAAGCAGATTTCCGCGCAGACCGTGGATTTCGGGGCGTCCGACGCGGCGCTCACTAACGAGCAGCTCCGCGGCGCGGCGGGCAAGCTGTTTCACATTCCCATGGTGGCCGGCGCGGTGGTCGTCACGTACAACATTCCGGAAGTCAGGCAGTCGCTCAAGCTGAAATCCGACGTCATCGCGGATATCTTCCTGGCCAAGATCACGAAGTGGAACGATGCGCGCATTACGGCCGACAACCCGGACGTCAATCTGCCTTTGGCGGACATCATCGTTGTCCACCGTTCGGACGGCAGCGGCACGACCAACATCTTCACGGATTACCTTTCCTCGGTTTCGCCGGAGTGGAAAAAGAAAGTCGGGAAGGGAACCTCGGTGAGCTGGCCGACGGGTCTTGGCGGCAAGGGTAACGAAGGTGTTGCCGGAACGCTCACGCAGACGCCGAATTCCATCGGCTACGTCGAGCTTGCCTATGCGGAGCACAATCACCTTATGTACGCTGAAGTGCAGAACAAGTCGGGCAATTTCATCCGCCCGACGCTGGAATCCACCACGAAGGCGATCGAAGGAAAGCTCGAGAACATGCCGGACGATTTCCGCGTGTCGCTGGTCAATCCTGACGGGGCGGATGCTTATCCGATCGCCGGCTTCACGTGGATCCTGGTTTATCAAAAACAGAAAAATCCGGAAACGGGAAAGGCTGTGGTGGATTTTCTCCGCTGGGCCGTGCATGACGGGCAGCAGTACACCAAAGACCTGCTCTACGCGTCTCTTCCCGAATCCATGGTCGCCAAGATCGACCAGAAGCTGAACGAAATCCAGGCGGCTTAA